CAAGGTCACGCGCGAGCAACTGGTTGGCACTAAGCTGCTCCACCCGGATTATGGGAAGGGAAGGGTTATTGACTACTGCAACTGCTGCTATCTAGCCGAAGTCAAATTTGAGGGCCATGCGAAGCCTCTCACTAGGCATTTCGATTCAATTTTTGTCAAAGGCTCCGAGTTCAGGCTTTCAGATAAGCAGTTAGACCAGAAGTTTGGTCATTTACGGGCAGACGCCGTGCCTCAACCGCCCAAGTTTTTATGCTCTACCCCTCCTTTGGCGACACCCGGTCGCGCCAAGGCCGTGAAGGATCGCTTGATGAAACGTAATAGCCAGGACTTGATAGTGAAGTCGACGTCTTCCATCCGAATTAGGGGTGGGAGCAAGCCCCCATCGGGTGCCAAAACCCTGTTTTAGATACCTGGTGAAGTCGCTGGCTGACTAGAGACTTGGAAGATGAATACCATGTGCTGCAAGCGTGTCTAGGAGGCCTCGAACGACGTCACCTTTGCATTATCGGCTTAATTCCTTCTCCAACTCATCAGCGTTGTTCATATAAATAAATGCATCGTCTATCGACATTGATTTGCTGTCAGGGGAGACACACAAAGCTTCAAATACAGAAGCTTTTTTAACTGATCCATTGGTTAATTTTACCTGCTCATTTGCCACATAACGACCAACAACAAAAACCTTGGAATTCCCTGGTGATATCTCATCCTTTCCAAACCACTGGGTTTTTGCACCTGTTTTGAACATTCCAAAATTATTATTAACAGATAACTTGCCTTGCCCAGACTTAATCAATTCATTCTCATCGTAGTCCAGTAACATAGCAGTAATAGCCCGAACTTCTTTACTTGGCGATATCGCTGGCAAAAGCTGGTCGCTCATATTGGCCTCTAACCCAACGGCAATATCGAAACAGCTTTTTGCCACCCTAAGATCCCCACTGCTTATTTTTTTTAGTCGCGCAGCTAGATTTACCACCGATTTCTTACGCTCCGCCTCCCGTTTCTGGATTCCATCTTGATTTGCCTTGAGGCTAGCGAGCTTTTTATTCAGATCATCAAAGACCTCCTTTTCAATTGATTTAACTTCGTCCTTACCATCTTGAAACATTAGCGCGGAAAGAAGCGGAGTGTCACCATTACTGAGAACAACTTTCCTTGAGCGGGAATTAAGAAATGGATTCGAAGAAACACCAATCTTGGCATCAATTTGTTTTATATTTCCCGGCACATTTTGTTTCTGACGCGCGCCATCTCTATCCGCCTTATCCTTTGAATATCTTTTTAAGTCACTAAGATTAACGCCAAAAAGTGGAAACAACTTCGAATCTTTAATTTGCAAGGCGCAATCTGCGAGCACATCAGAAACAGTTCCTGGATTATCAACCGACTTTGAGTCAACATACCGCTCAAGCCGTCGATCTGCGCTATCGAAATGAGGTCGATTTTCGTTGTAGTTTTCAACCTTTCCACTAAAGGCGGAGAATTTCTGAAGAATTTCAACATACTTTTTAACAACAGGATCTTTTGCCAAAGTTTCGCAAAACGACTCTGAATTAATCAAAGCCCCCTCTTTTTTTGACAATTCAGATTCCGGCCGTATGACCTCTTGTTTTTTTACCTTGTTCGGCTGTGCGGCATCTTCTTTTAACTCAGATTTCTCTTTAGCGGGGGTAGTAGAAGAGGTTTTATTAATAGGCACGGCAGGGGGAGCCAAAGGAACAGGCGCAATTTTTTCTTCAGGAAATAATGCATTAATAACATACAACTCACCATCCGATGAAACGATTCGCAACTCAATTTGCCGATCCTGAGGGTTCTTTCGCTTTCTGAAATCAATCACCCAAGAATCTTCATATATTTCAACATCAATTTTTTCGCTCAAAACTGTATAGCCAGATGGGATCAATCGAGTAGATATGCACTTTGCTGTCGAGGGCAAAGGACAGTTAAGACGAAATCGTTTTATTTTCGGTGTAATATCGTTATTTCCGGTTGCTGCACACAGGAAATTAGGCATCATTAGTAAAACCACAATGAAAGGAAAAATGCGCCTTGATGTATTTTTCGCGGAGTGGATAAACATTTATCACCATTTCCAAGGTTGTATTTGTATATTACCGATAGGCATTCAGCACCTGCAACCAAATGTGCCACAATTGACATATTTTACACTAATAGCACTTGAGCAATTCACTCGACATAGGCACTTCAATTGTTTGCGAGCAACTTGCGTCGAGCCAGACTGCCCAACGACTTCCTCCAACTTTGCGCTTCCATGCGAGTGGCAATCGGTAAGCCCGCAGCATCATCCTTGTCACAATTGACACGCAGCCCTGATGAATGTCGTTGCAGAACACTCCCTCTGCTCAAGTTGGGATTTAGAAAGATTGCGTTGAGCACTCAGCGACGCAATATTTGTATTGATTACTTTGAGGCATTACCAGGAAAGTTCCTCGATAGGCAGAGCTAATATATCGGCCAATTTTGCCCAAAATGAACACTATTGATTGTAGTTCTATAGTGTTCAAAATGGGTTCATGGCGCAATGAAAAACACATCGCGCCCATGCCTGAAAACGGCACTTGCTCATGTCCTTCGATCAGCCAGGAAGCTGCAGCGTCTTACTCAAGAAGACTTCACTTTGGTTTCAAGTCGCACATACCTAAGCAGCTTGGAGAGAGGTCTTAAAAGCCCAACAATCGACAAGCTGGAGGAAATTTCAAGCGTTCTTGGCACCACTCCGGCTGCTTTACTTCTCGCCGCTGAAATCATGTGCAGCGATTCCCATCCTGATGACGTCAAGAAGTCGGTTCTAGACCAGGCACTTCGTCTGTCTAGCAGACAGTAGTGGATTCACAACCCCTATAGGCACTCATCAAAAAACGATGATCTCGTATCGACTCATTTCCTAGCGCACCAAAAGTAAACGTATTCCTAAAGTCTGGCTGCCTTTTGCATCAGCAAGCGACCACCATCGGCAGCCCTTCCCTGTCTGAGGTGTAGCTTGGTGACAGCCGCTGTCGCTTCATCTGCCACGGCTTTTCCATACCCTCAGCCGCTGACCGCAACGTGCCTCGGCCCCACCGCTGGTTAATAACATCAAGCGTCGCCATCAACCGCTGAACGACCATTGGGTACGAGCTTGCCCCAGGCTCGTATCCTGATTGCCGCTTGGCGCCGAGACTACAACCAGCATCGGCCGCATAGCTCACTGGATTACCTGACGCCGGCAGAGTTTGCAGCCAAGCATCGAGCCAGTGATCCCGATGACCCAGTCGGGGAAGAACGTCTTTAGCAGTGCAAACCAGTGATTAATGCAATATGAGTGAGACAGACTTAGGTTGCCAAGAACGAAGGCAGCTTAACGATTTCATCCTTCCACTTGAAAAACACTTCAGAAAGCTCATTGGCTATCGCCTTTGCCAATGGATGATCTTCTTTGCGATTGTCTTCAATGACTTTCACCATGTCATCGCTGCTGGTCGAATCGTAGGCACCAACACCACCTCGCAATCCCTTAAACCAAATCGCCTCACCATCGGTTTTTCCTCCATCAGCATCAGTCATGCGCTTTGCCAGCTCTGCTTCCGCTACCGAGCTAGGCTGCCGATAGTCGAATAGCTTTTGCGGCCAGCGCCATCCGAACCAACCTTTCCCATTCGCCATTACGATGCCCGAAGCGACCAAAAAGTAACTTCGCCGCCCCTCTGTTAGCCTTGCTGGTCGAATCTGAACCGCGGTATCCCAATTGTTTTGCCTTTCCGCTATCCAATCTTGATTAACTTCTGCTGCAATCAATTGCTGGTTCAGAAAAGTGACGACTTGATCTGCAAACTTTTGCGCTGCGTCATCACGAATTACAGCCATCTGATTTTGTAGTTCAAGTGCAGTCGCCAAATGCTCAGGGCTGGTCAGCAAAGCAAGAAGCTCCGGATCAATTTTTGTCATTGCGCTCATTCCTAATGAAACCATTCGACATGCAGTGATGTACTGCTCGACAGAAAATCTGACAGCAGCCGCATCAGTGCCAACATCCTCAACTACAGATTCAAAAATCGAACCCAGTTCAAGATAGGACATTCTTCGATATTCAAGGCCATTTCCAGTCTCTGCGTCATAGCCGCTCGGTGTCAGAAATACCAATTCCCGATGCTTACATTCGCTCCCATGACAATCAGAGTCCAGCCATGTGCGATACCGAGGCAACTGTTCCTCCTGCTCACCAGCATCGACCTTGTTCTCGATAGCAACTAGAAAACTCGGCCCTTTCAAGACAATGTCGAGGCGACCACCGGCGCCAATGGATAGCTCCGTTTGTACCTGAACGTCCTTCGAGAATGCGGCATCCACATGGGGAAGACCAATTGCTGCCAGAAAAGAATTCAAAAATAGAGTGTTTTGTCCATGCTCAGCCATCGGCAAAAGCAGGAAGGCTAAAAATCTGGACTGCACTAGCTCCTTCCTTACGATCCCCAGAGCGTGAAACACATTGAAATGTGGTGCGCCTCTTTCAATACGTTCGATATGCAAAACTGCCTCAGTCAGCAACTTTTTAGTTGCCTGCATCGCCGCTTGATGAACTTCACGCTGATGCAGTATTGACGCTTTTTTGATGCCTGCAATACGAGTGAGAAGCTCGTTGGTTCGCTCAACAAAAAGGGGAGCTAAGTTACTGGTTTCCATGGCTATCAATCTGGTACGCCAAGCACATTTCATTAATCCGAAGCATAAGTCGATGACGAAGATGAGCAGGTTCAATGACTTCTACTGCACCTCCTTGGCTAAGTAGCCACCATTCTAGCTGCCAACTGTCATGCACTTCAGCAATGGCAAGAAAGCCATCGCCGTAGGAAACAAGTCGCTGATTCATGCTCAGAGGGGTTTCAGCAAGAATGTCGGCAAGCGTATTTGTAACTCGCAACTGAACATTGATTTTGTCGCTGCCCCCAAACTCAAGTGCCCCTGACCGCACATAGTCTCCAACAGCGAATTTTTCAGGCACCTTAGCTAAGTCGGTCAGCATGTGAGCACTGAGAACACGATGTAACGCATAAAGTCGCTCATCCTCGTAATCGAATGCAGTGGCAACCAAGTAGGTGATTTGTCCTCGCTGGATAAGGGCAAGCGGATGCAGCCGATAGGTTTGTTGCTCCCCTGAAGCTTTCTTGTACTCCACCTCAACCTGATG
The sequence above is drawn from the Dechloromonas sp. TW-R-39-2 genome and encodes:
- a CDS encoding YafY family protein — protein: MPKVAQHHALARQWQLLRLLPNKLPGMTSRELVDKLEREGFVVTKRTVERDLAELSTIFGIACNDKGMPYGWYWMKGEYADLPGMSVSDAVSLRLVEDLLRPLLPSAILESLETRFGQAKAKLAELSADNPNAKWADKVRYVSPSMPFLPPRIDSAVLDAVHEALLSEHQVEVEYKKASGEQQTYRLHPLALIQRGQITYLVATAFDYEDERLYALHRVLSAHMLTDLAKVPEKFAVGDYVRSGALEFGGSDKINVQLRVTNTLADILAETPLSMNQRLVSYGDGFLAIAEVHDSWQLEWWLLSQGGAVEVIEPAHLRHRLMLRINEMCLAYQIDSHGNQ
- a CDS encoding helix-turn-helix domain-containing protein — translated: MKNTSRPCLKTALAHVLRSARKLQRLTQEDFTLVSSRTYLSSLERGLKSPTIDKLEEISSVLGTTPAALLLAAEIMCSDSHPDDVKKSVLDQALRLSSRQ
- a CDS encoding PD-(D/E)XK nuclease family protein, with the protein product METSNLAPLFVERTNELLTRIAGIKKASILHQREVHQAAMQATKKLLTEAVLHIERIERGAPHFNVFHALGIVRKELVQSRFLAFLLLPMAEHGQNTLFLNSFLAAIGLPHVDAAFSKDVQVQTELSIGAGGRLDIVLKGPSFLVAIENKVDAGEQEEQLPRYRTWLDSDCHGSECKHRELVFLTPSGYDAETGNGLEYRRMSYLELGSIFESVVEDVGTDAAAVRFSVEQYITACRMVSLGMSAMTKIDPELLALLTSPEHLATALELQNQMAVIRDDAAQKFADQVVTFLNQQLIAAEVNQDWIAERQNNWDTAVQIRPARLTEGRRSYFLVASGIVMANGKGWFGWRWPQKLFDYRQPSSVAEAELAKRMTDADGGKTDGEAIWFKGLRGGVGAYDSTSSDDMVKVIEDNRKEDHPLAKAIANELSEVFFKWKDEIVKLPSFLAT
- a CDS encoding DUF4113 domain-containing protein, encoding MVVQRLMATLDVINQRWGRGTLRSAAEGMEKPWQMKRQRLSPSYTSDREGLPMVVAC